In one Thioclava sp. ES.031 genomic region, the following are encoded:
- a CDS encoding RidA family protein has protein sequence MAKIEARLEELGIHLPDAPAPAANYMPFVRTGNQLFVSGQISNGPEGLIRGKLGDGMDVEEGAMAARFCGLALIAQAKAAIGDLDKLRVVKLVGFVNSTPDFTDQPKVVNGCSDLMVEVFGDAGRHARSAVSAASLPMGVAVEIEAIFEVA, from the coding sequence ATGGCCAAGATCGAAGCACGTCTCGAAGAGCTGGGAATTCACCTTCCCGATGCCCCGGCACCGGCGGCGAATTACATGCCCTTCGTGCGCACCGGCAACCAGCTGTTCGTCTCGGGACAGATCTCGAACGGGCCCGAGGGGCTGATCCGCGGCAAGCTCGGCGACGGGATGGATGTCGAAGAGGGCGCGATGGCGGCGCGGTTCTGCGGCCTGGCGCTGATCGCGCAGGCGAAAGCGGCCATTGGCGATCTCGACAAGCTCCGCGTGGTGAAGCTTGTGGGTTTCGTGAATTCGACCCCTGACTTCACCGATCAGCCCAAGGTCGTGAACGGCTGTTCGGACCTGATGGTCGAGGTCTTCGGCGATGCGGGGCGTCACGCGCGTTCGGCGGTCTCGGCGGCTTCGCTGCCGATGGGCGTCGCGGTCGAAATCGAGGCGATTTTCGAGGTCGCGTGA
- the smc gene encoding chromosome segregation protein SMC, with the protein MRFSRLRLNGFKSFVDPTDLVIHDGLTGVVGPNGCGKSNLLEALRWVMGENRPSAMRGGGMEDVIFAGASSRGARNFAEVALQIDNTERLAPSGFNDSDGLEIVRRITRDAGSAYKVNSKDVRARDVQMLFADASTGAHSPALVRQGQISELINAKPKNRRRILEEAAGISGLYQRRHEAELKLNGAEQNLTRVDDVIEQLASQLATLARQARQAARYRTIGEELRRAEGMLLYRRWREADLARTTAEEAHREKVAGAAQAEKASREAAKARQGKEDALPPLREEEAIAGAILQRLTVQRDALSDQEDQAIARIETLKARIEQLVHDMEREAGLNRDAGETIGRLEWEQAQIAKASEGHEDKLAAAVDAAHEAAQILQEREAQLSELTEDVARLAARHQSSQRLVTDNRATAEKSEAAAAQSKQAAEAAAAALAKANTEFEAAEGAQTQAQAAAEAAEEALGQADDARAEAQGRESAARAARSEAEGEAGALRAEVSALARLVEREASNGQQILDRVRVDRGYEAALGAALADDLRAPEVGEDDATGWQALPDYPAPQPLPVGVEPLSAHVDVPDVLVRRISQIGLVEDYDEGVRLQDQLAPGQRLVSTEGDLWRWDGYRAGAEDAPTAAALRLQQLNRLVELKRDLEDAEARASGAKSAHEALTAALADATRADASAREARRDADRRLAEAGRALSRAEADRSIASSKLESAQLAVARHEEEAGSARMALREAENAQSSLPDLDAARGDVEAVKMTVEAARMTMMTKRSAHDEIRREGEARLKRRQEITKEISGWRHRLETAEKRSAELETRKIESEAELKDASAAPEELAAKRAELSEAIATAEARQAEASDKLSGAESALREAQLAEREAERLAGEAREARARAEARVDAARETVAYAAERILEETEKSPQDLLESLDADPEKMPDAEKLDAEVNRLKRLRESLGAVNLRAEEDAREVQEEHDALVQEKSDLEEAIRKLRAGISGLNREGRERLLTAFEQVNENFRTLFTHLFGGGSANLQLVESDDPLEAGLEIMCQPPGKKLSTLSLLSGGEQTLTAMALIFAVFMANPAPICVLDEVDAPLDDANVTRFCDLLDEMTRRTDTRFLIITHHAVTMARMDRLFGVTMQEQGVSQLVSVDLKKAEALVA; encoded by the coding sequence TTGCGCTTCTCTCGGCTTCGTCTCAACGGTTTCAAGAGCTTCGTGGACCCCACGGATCTCGTGATCCATGACGGGCTGACCGGCGTCGTCGGGCCCAATGGCTGCGGCAAGTCGAACCTCCTGGAAGCGCTGCGCTGGGTGATGGGCGAGAACCGCCCCTCGGCGATGCGTGGCGGCGGGATGGAAGACGTGATCTTCGCGGGCGCCTCGTCGCGGGGCGCACGCAATTTCGCGGAAGTCGCGCTGCAGATCGACAATACCGAGCGGCTCGCGCCCTCGGGGTTCAACGACAGCGACGGGCTGGAGATCGTGCGCCGGATCACCCGCGATGCGGGCTCGGCCTATAAGGTGAACTCCAAGGACGTGCGCGCCCGCGACGTGCAGATGCTGTTCGCCGACGCCTCGACCGGCGCGCATTCCCCCGCGCTGGTGCGGCAGGGCCAGATTTCCGAACTGATCAACGCCAAGCCGAAGAACCGCCGCCGCATCCTCGAGGAAGCGGCCGGGATTTCGGGCCTCTATCAGCGCCGCCACGAGGCGGAGCTGAAGCTGAACGGCGCCGAACAGAACCTGACCCGCGTCGATGACGTGATCGAGCAACTGGCTTCGCAGCTGGCCACCCTCGCCCGGCAGGCGCGCCAGGCCGCGCGCTACCGCACCATCGGCGAAGAGCTGCGCCGCGCCGAGGGGATGCTACTGTATCGCCGCTGGCGCGAAGCCGATCTGGCCCGCACCACCGCCGAAGAGGCGCATCGCGAGAAAGTCGCCGGGGCCGCGCAGGCCGAGAAAGCCTCCCGCGAGGCGGCGAAGGCCCGGCAGGGCAAGGAAGACGCGCTGCCGCCGCTGCGCGAGGAAGAGGCCATCGCGGGCGCGATCCTGCAACGCCTCACCGTGCAGCGCGACGCGCTCTCGGATCAGGAAGATCAGGCGATCGCGCGGATCGAAACGCTGAAGGCCCGGATCGAACAGCTCGTGCATGACATGGAGCGCGAAGCGGGGCTCAACCGCGATGCGGGCGAGACGATCGGGCGGCTCGAATGGGAGCAGGCGCAAATCGCGAAAGCCTCCGAAGGGCATGAAGACAAGCTGGCGGCGGCGGTCGATGCCGCCCATGAGGCAGCGCAGATTTTGCAGGAGCGCGAGGCGCAACTGTCGGAGCTGACCGAGGATGTCGCGCGGCTCGCGGCCCGTCACCAGTCGTCGCAGCGCCTCGTGACCGACAACCGCGCAACGGCGGAGAAATCCGAAGCCGCCGCCGCGCAGTCCAAGCAGGCCGCCGAGGCCGCCGCTGCGGCGCTTGCGAAGGCGAATACGGAATTCGAGGCGGCAGAAGGCGCACAGACACAGGCGCAGGCCGCCGCCGAAGCCGCCGAGGAAGCGCTTGGCCAAGCCGATGACGCGCGCGCCGAGGCGCAGGGCCGCGAAAGCGCGGCCCGCGCGGCACGCTCGGAAGCCGAGGGCGAAGCGGGGGCCTTGCGGGCCGAGGTGTCGGCGCTCGCGCGTCTGGTCGAGCGCGAAGCCTCCAACGGTCAGCAAATTCTCGATCGCGTCCGGGTAGATCGCGGCTACGAGGCGGCGCTGGGTGCCGCTCTCGCCGATGACCTGCGCGCGCCGGAAGTCGGCGAGGATGACGCGACCGGCTGGCAAGCTCTGCCCGACTATCCCGCGCCGCAGCCCTTGCCCGTCGGTGTCGAGCCGCTCTCGGCTCATGTCGATGTACCCGATGTGCTGGTCCGCCGGATCTCGCAAATCGGTCTGGTCGAGGATTACGACGAGGGCGTGCGGCTGCAGGATCAACTGGCCCCCGGTCAGCGCCTCGTCTCGACCGAGGGCGATCTGTGGCGCTGGGACGGCTATCGCGCCGGCGCCGAGGATGCGCCGACCGCCGCCGCGCTGCGCTTGCAACAGCTCAACCGTCTGGTGGAGTTGAAACGCGATCTGGAAGACGCCGAAGCCCGCGCTTCGGGCGCGAAATCCGCCCATGAAGCGCTGACCGCCGCGCTGGCCGACGCCACCCGCGCCGATGCCAGCGCCCGCGAGGCGCGCCGCGATGCGGATCGCCGTCTGGCCGAAGCAGGCCGCGCGCTCAGCCGGGCCGAGGCCGATCGTTCTATCGCCAGTTCCAAGTTGGAAAGCGCCCAGCTCGCCGTCGCCCGCCACGAGGAAGAGGCTGGCAGCGCGCGGATGGCACTGCGCGAAGCGGAGAATGCGCAATCCTCCCTGCCCGATCTGGACGCCGCGCGCGGCGACGTCGAGGCGGTGAAGATGACCGTCGAAGCGGCGCGCATGACGATGATGACCAAGCGCTCCGCCCATGACGAAATCCGCCGGGAAGGCGAGGCGCGGCTGAAGCGTCGGCAGGAGATTACCAAGGAAATCTCAGGCTGGCGGCACCGCTTGGAGACCGCCGAGAAACGCTCCGCCGAGCTGGAAACCCGCAAGATCGAGAGCGAGGCCGAGCTGAAGGACGCCTCCGCCGCGCCCGAGGAACTGGCCGCGAAACGCGCCGAGCTGTCGGAGGCCATCGCCACCGCCGAAGCGCGTCAGGCCGAGGCATCGGACAAGCTGTCGGGTGCGGAAAGCGCCCTGCGCGAGGCACAGCTGGCCGAGCGCGAGGCCGAGCGTCTCGCCGGTGAGGCACGCGAAGCGCGCGCCCGCGCCGAAGCGCGCGTCGATGCGGCCCGCGAAACCGTCGCCTATGCCGCCGAACGTATCCTCGAGGAGACCGAGAAGTCACCGCAGGATCTCCTGGAAAGCCTCGATGCCGACCCCGAGAAGATGCCCGACGCGGAGAAGCTCGACGCGGAAGTGAACCGCCTGAAACGCCTGCGCGAGAGCCTTGGTGCGGTGAACCTGCGCGCCGAGGAAGACGCCCGTGAGGTGCAGGAAGAGCATGACGCGCTGGTGCAGGAGAAATCCGATCTCGAAGAGGCGATCCGCAAGCTGCGCGCCGGGATTTCGGGCCTGAACCGCGAAGGACGCGAGCGTCTGCTGACCGCGTTCGAGCAGGTGAACGAGAATTTCCGCACGCTGTTCACCCACCTCTTCGGCGGCGGTTCGGCAAACCTGCAGCTTGTCGAAAGCGACGACCCGCTGGAGGCCGGTCTCGAGATCATGTGCCAGCCGCCGGGCAAGAAGCTGTCGACGCTGTCGCTGCTGTCGGGCGGCGAGCAGACGCTGACCGCGATGGCGCTGATCTTCGCGGTCTTCATGGCCAACCCCGCGCCGATCTGCGTGCTCGACGAGGTCGACGCGCCGCTCGATGACGCCAATGTGACGCGCTTCTGCGACCTGCTCGACGAGATGACGCGGCGCACCGATACGCGCTTCCTGATCATCACCCACCACGCGGTGACGATGGCGCGGATGGACCGGCTGTTCGGGGTGACGATGCAAGAACAAGGCGTGAGCCAGCTGGTCTCGGTCGACCTGAAGAAGGCCGAGGCGCTGGTGGCATAA
- a CDS encoding CidA/LrgA family protein: protein MIPALSLILACQLAGEILSRAMQLPLPGPVLGMIFLLLLMSVSGKVQQIVRPTAQFVLQHLSLLFVPAGVGIVAHLGALREHGVGLAVALVISTMLAIVVGATVFVAVAKLTRSNVDD from the coding sequence ATGATCCCAGCCCTGTCCCTGATCCTCGCCTGCCAACTCGCCGGCGAGATCCTGTCCCGCGCTATGCAATTGCCGCTTCCCGGCCCGGTTCTGGGGATGATCTTCCTGCTTTTGCTCATGAGCGTCTCGGGCAAGGTGCAGCAGATCGTGCGCCCTACGGCCCAGTTCGTCTTGCAACACCTGTCGCTTCTCTTCGTGCCTGCGGGCGTGGGGATCGTCGCCCACCTCGGCGCGCTGCGCGAGCATGGGGTGGGGCTGGCGGTGGCGCTGGTGATCTCGACCATGCTGGCGATCGTGGTCGGCGCGACGGTCTTCGTCGCGGTGGCGAAGCTGACCCGGAGCAATGTCGATGACTGA
- a CDS encoding LrgB family protein: MTDPFKLWSYLSSEPLLWLWATLIAYWIGDTIFKSVNRNPFANPVMIAVVILGAVLLMTDTPYQRYFDGAQFVHFMLGPATVCLAVPLHANLPKVKRALLPIAAGLIAGSVTAIVSVLAIAKAMGAGPGLLASLAPKSVTAPVAIGISQSLGGEPSLTAALVILTGMIGAITVTPMLNLLGFRDWRARGFAVGVAAHGIGTARAFQVHETAGAFASIGMGLNAVLTAFLAPVVLSYFG, encoded by the coding sequence ATGACTGATCCGTTCAAGCTCTGGTCCTACCTGTCCTCCGAACCGCTGCTGTGGCTGTGGGCGACGCTGATCGCCTATTGGATCGGGGATACGATCTTCAAAAGCGTGAACCGCAACCCCTTCGCCAATCCGGTGATGATCGCGGTGGTGATCCTCGGCGCGGTGCTCCTGATGACGGACACGCCCTATCAGCGCTATTTCGACGGGGCGCAATTCGTGCACTTCATGCTGGGCCCGGCGACGGTCTGTCTGGCCGTGCCGCTGCATGCGAACCTGCCGAAAGTGAAACGCGCCCTGCTGCCGATCGCGGCGGGGCTGATCGCGGGGTCGGTCACGGCCATCGTCTCGGTTCTGGCGATTGCGAAGGCGATGGGCGCGGGGCCGGGACTGCTCGCCTCGCTCGCGCCGAAATCGGTGACGGCCCCGGTGGCTATCGGGATTTCGCAAAGCTTGGGCGGGGAGCCTTCGCTGACGGCGGCGCTGGTGATCCTTACCGGCATGATCGGGGCGATCACGGTGACGCCGATGCTCAACCTGCTGGGTTTTCGCGACTGGAGGGCGCGGGGTTTTGCGGTGGGTGTGGCCGCCCACGGCATCGGCACGGCGCGGGCTTTTCAGGTGCATGAGACCGCGGGCGCCTTTGCATCCATCGGCATGGGGCTGAACGCGGTGCTGACCGCCTTCCTCGCGCCGGTGGTGCTGAGTTACTTCGGTTAA
- a CDS encoding trimeric intracellular cation channel family protein: protein MTALPDWLGEFPLGAALDYASVLVFALTGALVASRQQLDLVGFIFIAALTAIGGGTLRDLLLGRDPVFWVGDPTYVLIAAGAAVVVFFTAHLLESRYRALLWLDACALAVAVPAGVAITMRLEHGPVIVLIMGIATGTFGGLMRDVVCNEVPLVLKQGELYLSCAFAGAMSAVIATALGADTLIALLICGGVTFALRAGSLRFGWKLPVYKARPPRQY from the coding sequence ATGACCGCCCTGCCCGACTGGCTGGGGGAGTTTCCCTTGGGCGCGGCGCTGGATTATGCCTCGGTGCTGGTCTTCGCGCTGACCGGGGCGCTGGTCGCCTCGCGCCAGCAGCTCGATCTCGTGGGCTTCATCTTCATTGCCGCGCTGACCGCTATCGGCGGCGGCACGCTGCGCGATCTGCTTCTGGGCCGCGACCCGGTCTTCTGGGTTGGCGACCCGACCTATGTGCTGATCGCGGCGGGGGCGGCGGTGGTCGTTTTCTTCACCGCGCATCTTCTGGAAAGCCGCTACCGCGCGCTGCTGTGGCTCGACGCCTGCGCCTTGGCGGTCGCGGTGCCTGCGGGCGTCGCGATCACGATGCGGCTGGAGCATGGCCCGGTGATCGTGCTGATCATGGGCATCGCCACCGGCACATTCGGCGGGCTGATGCGCGACGTGGTCTGCAACGAGGTGCCGCTGGTTCTCAAACAGGGCGAGCTGTATCTCTCCTGCGCGTTTGCGGGGGCCATGAGCGCGGTAATCGCAACCGCGCTCGGGGCGGATACGCTGATCGCGCTGTTGATCTGCGGCGGCGTGACCTTTGCGCTGCGGGCCGGATCGCTGCGCTTCGGCTGGAAGCTTCCGGTCTACAAGGCGCGCCCGCCGCGCCAATACTGA
- the rnhA gene encoding ribonuclease HI has translation MPELYAWTDGACSGNPGPGGWGVLMRAMDGDSVVKERELKGGEAETTNNRMELLAAINALETLTRDTAITITTDSAYVKNGVTGWIHGWKRNGWKTAAKKPVKNVDLWQRLDEAQRRHRVTWEWIKGHAGHPENERADELARAGMEPFKPAKQK, from the coding sequence ATGCCTGAGCTTTACGCATGGACCGATGGCGCCTGCAGCGGCAATCCCGGCCCCGGCGGCTGGGGCGTCTTGATGCGCGCGATGGACGGCGACAGCGTCGTCAAGGAGCGCGAGCTGAAGGGCGGCGAAGCCGAGACCACCAATAACCGGATGGAGCTTCTGGCCGCGATCAACGCGCTGGAGACCCTGACCCGCGACACCGCGATCACGATCACCACCGACTCCGCTTACGTGAAGAACGGCGTGACCGGCTGGATCCACGGCTGGAAGCGCAACGGCTGGAAGACCGCCGCGAAGAAACCGGTGAAGAACGTCGATCTCTGGCAGCGGCTGGACGAAGCGCAGCGCCGCCACCGCGTGACGTGGGAATGGATCAAGGGCCATGCGGGCCACCCCGAGAACGAGCGCGCCGACGAGTTGGCCCGCGCCGGGATGGAGCCCTTCAAACCGGCCAAGCAAAAATGA
- a CDS encoding glutathione S-transferase family protein yields MKLYSMPSSGNSYKVRLLMALLGQSYDRVDVEYNTDALAEAHESGALPFGKAPALHLDDGRVLAESNAILTYLGEGSRFIPEDRFARAQMLSWMFWEQNQHEGVIAVRAAILCYPHRAHERTQETLDALEVRGHVLLGIMEQRLEQADWLAGDTMSLADICLYAYTHTADTRGGYDLEPFPALRRWLDRIAALDGYVGLDA; encoded by the coding sequence ATGAAGCTCTATTCGATGCCCTCCTCGGGCAACAGCTACAAGGTGCGCCTGCTGATGGCGCTGCTCGGTCAGAGCTACGACCGGGTCGATGTGGAATACAACACCGACGCTTTGGCCGAGGCTCATGAGAGCGGTGCGCTGCCCTTCGGCAAAGCGCCCGCGCTGCATCTCGATGACGGGCGCGTGCTGGCGGAATCCAACGCGATCCTGACCTATCTCGGCGAGGGCTCGCGCTTTATCCCCGAGGACCGGTTCGCCCGCGCGCAGATGCTGTCGTGGATGTTCTGGGAGCAGAACCAGCACGAGGGCGTCATCGCCGTGCGCGCCGCGATTCTGTGCTATCCGCATCGCGCGCATGAGCGCACGCAGGAGACGCTCGACGCGCTGGAAGTGCGCGGCCACGTCCTGCTGGGCATCATGGAGCAGCGGCTGGAGCAGGCGGATTGGCTCGCGGGCGACACGATGAGCCTCGCCGATATCTGCCTTTACGCCTACACCCATACCGCCGACACGCGCGGCGGCTATGATCTCGAGCCCTTCCCGGCACTGCGCCGCTGGCTCGACCGGATCGCAGCACTCGACGGCTATGTGGGTCTCGATGCCTGA
- a CDS encoding DUF3429 domain-containing protein, which produces MREIGPKIPGGALLLGLAGLIPFLWGVLVVQTGQFAFIADPRVAVLAYGLMIFCFMAGSLWGFAASAEWETGYFLAVAPVIFFIAFVALGMPVNFVLILGFLALLPLDWLFQKFGHTPRWWLKLRIGLTVVVVACLIALVRT; this is translated from the coding sequence ATGCGCGAAATCGGCCCGAAAATCCCCGGCGGCGCTTTGCTCCTTGGCCTTGCCGGGCTGATCCCGTTCCTCTGGGGCGTGCTAGTTGTGCAGACCGGCCAATTCGCCTTCATCGCGGACCCGCGTGTGGCGGTGCTCGCCTATGGTCTGATGATCTTCTGCTTCATGGCAGGCAGCCTCTGGGGCTTCGCCGCAAGCGCGGAATGGGAGACCGGTTATTTCCTCGCCGTCGCTCCGGTCATCTTCTTCATCGCCTTCGTGGCGCTCGGGATGCCGGTGAATTTCGTGCTGATCCTGGGCTTCCTCGCGCTCTTGCCGCTCGACTGGCTGTTCCAGAAATTCGGCCATACGCCGCGCTGGTGGCTCAAACTGCGCATCGGCCTGACCGTCGTCGTCGTCGCCTGCCTGATCGCGCTTGTGAGGACCTGA
- the ispH gene encoding 4-hydroxy-3-methylbut-2-enyl diphosphate reductase, protein MKPSLTLYLAAPRGFCAGVDRAIKIVEMAIEKWGAPVYVRHEIVHNKYVVDSLRDQGAVFVEELDECPDDRPVIFSAHGVPKSVPAEASRREMIYVDATCPLVSKVHKEAERHSNEGLQMVMIGHAGHPEVLGTMGQLPDGEVLLVETVEDVAKITPRDPDRLAFITQTTLSVDDTAAIVAALQDRFPKIVGPAKEDICYATTNRQASVKAMADQIDALLVIGAPNSSNSRRLVEVGKASGCAYSQLVQRAADIDWRALEGVQTVGVTAGASAPEVLIDEVIDAFRQRYDLTVDQIETAREDIEFKVPRVLREAS, encoded by the coding sequence ATGAAACCCTCCCTGACCCTTTATCTGGCGGCCCCGCGCGGCTTTTGCGCGGGCGTCGACCGGGCGATCAAGATCGTCGAGATGGCGATCGAGAAATGGGGCGCACCGGTCTATGTGCGCCACGAGATCGTCCATAACAAATACGTCGTCGACAGCCTGCGCGACCAAGGCGCGGTCTTCGTGGAAGAGCTCGACGAATGCCCCGATGACCGGCCGGTGATCTTCTCGGCCCATGGCGTGCCGAAATCGGTGCCCGCCGAGGCGTCGCGGCGCGAGATGATCTATGTCGACGCGACCTGCCCGCTGGTGAGCAAGGTCCACAAGGAAGCCGAGCGGCACTCGAACGAGGGGCTGCAGATGGTCATGATCGGCCATGCGGGCCACCCGGAAGTGCTGGGCACGATGGGGCAGCTGCCCGATGGCGAGGTGCTGCTGGTCGAGACGGTCGAGGACGTGGCCAAGATCACGCCGCGCGATCCCGATCGGCTGGCCTTCATCACCCAGACCACGCTCTCGGTCGATGACACGGCGGCGATAGTGGCCGCGCTGCAGGACCGGTTCCCGAAGATCGTCGGCCCCGCCAAGGAAGACATCTGCTACGCCACCACCAACCGTCAGGCATCGGTGAAGGCGATGGCCGATCAGATCGACGCGCTGCTCGTGATCGGCGCGCCGAACTCGTCCAACTCGCGCCGTCTGGTCGAGGTCGGCAAAGCCTCGGGCTGCGCCTATTCGCAGCTGGTGCAGCGCGCCGCAGATATAGACTGGCGCGCGCTGGAGGGTGTGCAGACGGTCGGCGTGACCGCGGGCGCGAGCGCGCCGGAAGTGCTGATCGACGAGGTGATCGACGCCTTCCGCCAGCGCTATGACCTGACCGTCGACCAGATCGAAACCGCCCGCGAGGACATCGAATTCAAGGTGCCCCGCGTTCTGAGAGAGGCGTCGTGA
- a CDS encoding YqaA family protein, which produces MLENVSLLGLFVSALLAATPIPFQSELLFVALQTLGTENIWLMILIAAVGNTIGSLVTYGIGLGVTRWKNRKWFPATEAQLARGHRWFERWGIGLLLLSWAPGGDLICLISGILRMSLWLFIPLVFVAKAGRYAVLAWLTAEAIKLAS; this is translated from the coding sequence ATGCTCGAAAACGTCTCCCTCCTCGGCCTCTTCGTCTCGGCGCTTCTGGCGGCGACGCCGATCCCGTTCCAGTCGGAGCTCCTATTCGTCGCGCTGCAGACGCTCGGCACCGAGAATATCTGGCTGATGATCCTCATCGCTGCCGTGGGCAACACGATCGGCTCGCTCGTCACCTACGGGATCGGGCTCGGCGTGACCCGCTGGAAGAACCGCAAATGGTTCCCCGCGACCGAGGCACAGCTCGCGCGGGGCCATCGCTGGTTCGAGCGCTGGGGGATCGGGCTGCTGCTGCTGAGCTGGGCGCCCGGCGGCGATCTGATCTGCCTGATTTCCGGTATCCTGCGAATGTCGCTGTGGCTTTTCATTCCGCTGGTCTTCGTGGCCAAGGCCGGACGCTACGCGGTGCTGGCATGGCTGACGGCGGAAGCGATCAAACTCGCAAGCTGA
- a CDS encoding NYN domain-containing protein, translated as MFYKDERLALFIDGSNLYAAAKALGFDIDYKLLRQEFERRGKLVRAFYYTALLESEEYSPIRPLVDWLNYNGFAMVTKPAKEYTDSMGRRKVKGNMDIELAVDAMELAPRLDHIVLFSGDGDFRPLIESLQRQGCRVSVVSTIRSQPPMIADELRRQADNFIELDALREVIGRPPREPREGENGDES; from the coding sequence ATGTTCTACAAGGACGAACGACTCGCCCTGTTCATAGACGGATCTAATCTTTATGCGGCCGCCAAGGCGCTCGGTTTTGATATTGATTACAAGCTGTTGAGACAAGAATTCGAACGTCGCGGCAAACTTGTACGCGCCTTTTATTACACCGCTCTCCTGGAGAGTGAAGAATATTCGCCGATCCGCCCGCTCGTTGACTGGTTGAACTACAACGGCTTCGCGATGGTCACCAAACCGGCGAAGGAATACACGGATTCCATGGGCCGCCGGAAGGTGAAGGGCAACATGGACATCGAGCTGGCCGTCGATGCGATGGAACTCGCACCGCGCCTCGATCATATCGTGCTGTTCTCCGGCGATGGCGATTTCCGGCCGCTGATCGAAAGCCTTCAGCGTCAGGGTTGCCGCGTCTCGGTCGTCTCGACGATCCGCTCGCAGCCGCCGATGATCGCCGACGAGCTGCGTCGTCAGGCCGACAATTTCATCGAACTCGACGCGCTGCGCGAAGTGATCGGGCGTCCGCCGCGCGAACCGCGCGAAGGCGAGAACGGCGACGAAAGCTGA
- the folK gene encoding 2-amino-4-hydroxy-6-hydroxymethyldihydropteridine diphosphokinase encodes MDTNYLVAFGANLPSQFGSPRATLCAAIERLEQLGFSLIAASRFWSTPAVPEGSGPDFVNACCKMRSGLQPPDALAQLHAVEEEFGRVREGRWSARVVDLDLIACEDRVLPDREGFLRWKNLPPEAQQHEAPTDLILPHPRLQDRAFVLIPLAEIAPLWRHPITGDSVMEMLAALPEAEKSPISPL; translated from the coding sequence ATGGACACTAACTATTTGGTCGCTTTCGGAGCGAATCTACCTAGCCAATTCGGTTCTCCTCGCGCCACGCTCTGCGCCGCGATCGAGCGGCTTGAGCAATTGGGGTTTTCCTTGATCGCCGCCAGTCGTTTCTGGTCGACACCTGCCGTTCCCGAAGGGTCCGGTCCCGATTTCGTGAATGCTTGTTGCAAAATGCGAAGCGGTTTGCAACCGCCTGACGCGCTGGCGCAACTTCATGCGGTGGAAGAGGAATTTGGCCGTGTGCGAGAGGGGCGCTGGAGCGCACGGGTGGTCGATCTCGATCTGATCGCCTGCGAGGATCGGGTTCTGCCGGATCGCGAGGGCTTCCTGCGCTGGAAAAACCTTCCGCCGGAGGCGCAGCAGCACGAGGCCCCGACCGACCTGATCCTGCCGCATCCGCGCTTGCAGGACAGGGCTTTCGTGCTGATTCCCCTTGCCGAAATTGCACCGCTCTGGCGCCACCCGATCACGGGTGACAGCGTGATGGAAATGCTCGCCGCCCTTCCCGAGGCGGAAAAATCCCCGATTTCCCCTCTGTAA
- the rpoZ gene encoding DNA-directed RNA polymerase subunit omega, producing the protein MARVTVEDCVDKVPNRFELVMLASHRAREIAAGAPLTVERDNDKNPVVALREIAEETQSAEDLRERLIESNQTQIEVDEPEEDSMAMLMGGETPDRAVEDDMSEERMLRALMDAQGRE; encoded by the coding sequence ATGGCCCGCGTGACGGTTGAAGATTGCGTTGACAAGGTTCCGAACCGCTTCGAGCTGGTAATGCTCGCTTCGCATCGTGCCCGCGAAATCGCTGCTGGCGCTCCCCTCACGGTCGAGCGTGACAACGATAAAAACCCCGTCGTCGCTCTGCGCGAAATCGCCGAGGAGACCCAATCGGCCGAGGATCTGCGTGAGCGTCTCATCGAGAGCAACCAGACCCAGATCGAGGTCGACGAGCCCGAAGAGGACTCAATGGCGATGCTCATGGGTGGTGAGACCCCCGATCGTGCCGTCGAAGACGACATGAGCGAAGAGCGTATGCTGCGCGCGCTGATGGACGCGCAGGGGCGCGAGTAA